The genomic interval TCACCATGAGTAGAAGTGTGagcacagtgaaataaatattcattattctAATTGTCCTATTCTATTTGTAGTTATTGTTGTTAATGTCTCAGTGTGgctaatttataaataaataacactttaTCATCACATTACACTACCATTACATTATATTAGTGTTTGCTACTATCTGAGGGGCTTGAAATCTATCTTCCATTAATATGGGGGTCCTACTTTGTCTATTGTGAAAATGCCTTTACAGACAGACAATTCACAGCAAGTGTTGTGGGCAGGACAACAATGCAGCTGATAGCACTGCCATCTCACATCTCCATGGTCTGTCTGTTAGAGTACacattactgtctgtgtggtttTACACGTTCATGTGGGTTTTCTCCCACCTTCCAGAAACAGGCCAGAAGGTGCACTggtgtctctaaattgcctgtaggtgtgaatgagtgcttGTGGTGCACTTGAGCTCCATTCTGTGTGTATTCAGGCCAGGATCCTGAAATAGGCTATGGAACCACTACAACACTGACCATGATAAATGCCTCAGTGAAGATTGAATGGTTGATGAATTAATgataaatgattgaatgaaatgatggatggaaatatacactatattttcaaaagttttgagacatccaatcattgaattcaggtgttgggttTGTCctcttatttccagtgaaattaattcttaatgtttcagcataccaagacatttcggacaatttcatgctcccaactttgtgggaacattttgggTATGACcgcttcctcttccaacatgactgcacaccagtgcacaaagcaaggtccataaagacatggatgagagactttggtgtggaggaacttgactggcctgcagagagtcctgacctcaacctgatagaacacctttgagataaattagagcagagactgcgaaccagaccttctcgtccatcatcagtgcctgacctcacaaatgcgcttctagtggaatggtcccataaacacactcctaaaccttgtggaaagccttcccagaaaagttgaagctgttatatctgcaaagggtgggccaactgcatattacattcatgtgtatgtaaaggcagacgtcccagttttggtctggttctcagtctctgctctaattcatccgaAAGGTGTTCTaccaggttgaggtcaggactctctgcaggccagtcaagttcctccacaccaaactcactcatccatgtctttatggtccttgctttgtgcactggtgtgcagtcatgttggaacaggaaggggtcatccccaaactattcccacaaagttgggagcatgaaattgtccaaaatgtcttggtatgctgaagcattaagagttcattccactggaactaagtggccaagcccaacccctgaaaaacaacacctgaactcaatgatttggaggggtgtcccaaaacttttggcaaaatagtgtatgttGTGATTACTTATGCCTGTTTCTTACTTACACATTTCAGATCATTTCACATGTTAGATGATTTTAACTTAAAGCTGAACATAAAATATTGATAAATTATGGTTAAACTATCTATAATATACACTGAGTTCATCAAATGATAAGTCAAACGAAGACATCCTTGCTTCCCAATGGTAGCTGTAATACTTGTAATATTACATCTATAATATTTCCAACAAAATTCATCAGTCTTCACATTTCACCTGTCATGCTGTTTACCTGTGGAAGCCATGTTTAGTAAGCTTCATCGACAGCACCACCGATTCAAGCCAAGAGGAAACAAAACCACAACCGACATCATCTGAAACAAACCGGgacaaaacaataaatgtattttatgatCAACAAAGAGTGCGCATTTAACTCTGAAAGCAAAATAATATGACCAGCTAACTATACCACTATGATGGACAACGGAGCTGTTTGTTTATTAGATATTTGTCATACACTCCTAAAATTTGCATTCAATTACCATTTTCGTCTGCAACAAGGTCATTACCTTTCTGTGAAGctctacaaaaaaataaacataacacaGTAACTACAAAACGAAGGAGTAACATGGTCGAGTCATATCACCGGACCCGGCTGAATCTCAAATTCTGACACTCTCCCTATACAGGCGTACTAAATAGGCTTCAAGTCTATAGGGTTCAAGTATATATCTTGTCCATGCTTTTAGACTCAAactagtgcactacatatcAAATAAGGAGTGATTTGGAATTTAGCCGTCATCGGTGTGTTAGTTCCGTGTTCGGTCATGGGTGACCATTAGATGGCGCTATCTCAGTAGTTATAGTTAGAAGAagcagaggaagaagaagaagaagacagcgCCAACCAGAAGCGGTGGTGTGGATGTTCTGGTGTTTTCTGCTAAATTGCAGCTTAAGTTTTAAGGTGCGCTTCATAACAGCTATAGGTATGTAAACGAACATCCAGATTAATTTTCAGAATTATGATTTAGTTAGTTGTCTTCCAGTTGTACTTTCAAAAGGTGTTTCATCTAATGCAATTGGTTACTCTATTGCTATGGCAACAGCGTCGCATAAGTCCAGCTTCCTGCGAACGTTTTTCTGCTTTATTAATGATTAATCCAGGTTAGTTCATTACATTTAGTAATATACAACTGATGGCAAATAAAATGTCTGATCAGAGCAAAATGAtaactccctccctcccatccttcccttctttcttcctccctcccttcatTCCTTCCTAGATTATTTCCTTCCTAACTCCCTCCCTACCTCCGTTCCAtcccatccttccttcctcccttccgtCCTTCTATCCTTACTTCCTTCTTTCCTACCTACAATAATTTGCATTAGACCAAGATACTACAACGATGCCaaatgctgaaaaaaatgtATCCTCCCATCTTACAGGTGACAAGAATATTGTAGGCACAGATCATGCCTATAATAGCTAAAAGATGTGGGATTAAGTTTGATCCACCTTCAGTCATCCTCATATATGAAGATGAACATACAAACAAGTTGCGTAAAAGAGTAATTCCAGTGAGAAGCTTTTCACAATTCTCAGGTAACAGACTATCTTTCTTGTATTTGCTAACTCTATTGGTCAGACATTATTTAACAGACTTATCATTATTAAATGATTTATCTAGATTAAATATGAACATGTCTTTACATTTGGTCCACTCCTCCAGACTGCAGCAGGGCTGCAGAGAGACTGAAGCATCATTCCCGTCATGGACATTACCTGGACTCGGTCTCATTGGAGCAACTGGTGAGGTTGCACACAGTGCTCCGGGATCACCTGCGAGGTCTCAGTGTGGAGGAGAGTCTGAGAGAACAacgtcactctcacacacatgacGACGATCTCAACAAGCTCAGTGACGAAGAACTGAACCGTCGCAAAGCAGAAATGGACGTACTGTTTGAGCTCAACCGGCGCCACAAAGATGACCCAGACTTTGTATACGACCTCGAGGTGGAGTTTCCTGAAAACAGCGTACGGGAAACCTGCAGCTGGGACCActcagatgaagagttttgaaGAGTAGGTAgtgctgctgcctcacagctccagggtccctggttccATCCTGATCTCGGCTTACTGCCTTCTGTAAAGTTTCACATATTTTCTCGgggttcttcagtttcctctcacctcccaaaaccatgccagtaggtggctagttaaatatttatttatataatgtttttttttttaatcatctatTTCACATATCTATGTTAAATATTTGAACAAATAGCACAGTAAAACAAAACTGGACACTTTTAAATGAGAGCTACTGAACTGGACAGTATAAGACCACAGACAGGACTGTGCATATATTTCATGCTTCCATATTCAGGAAGGATATTTCATATCCtataagttctgtaagttgtatttttgttgtagaatagttttgatagatactgaccactgcagaccgggaacacctcacaagagctgcagttttagagatgctctgatccagtggtctagccatcacaattttgccattgtcaaactcgctcaaatccttacacttgcccatttttcctgcttctaacacatcaattttgaAGACAAAacgtttacttgctgcctaatatatcccacccactaacaggtgccatgatgagataatcagtgttattcacttcctgtcactgctcataatgttatgcctgatcagtgtatctcagTAAAATTAATATCTCACAATAAGACAATTTAATGCTACACTGCCTAATCAGACATTGACTCTCTTGTGTCAgctcttttaaaacttttaaagaCCATGTTTTTTCCCCTGCTGAAAAACATGAACAGATGCAGTATTTCTACAAAAATGGGTCAGTCAAAAGCACAGGAACAGCAGcacaaacatttaataaatcCGGATTttatgaagtgaaatgaaagaaGTGCCTGAAACCCTACACAAAAGGTGTAATAACTAATAAATCTAAACTTAAACCAGAAACTTTTCCAATTAGATTTTTAGTTCAGTTAAAAGTAGATAAAATCCATGCTGCAGACCATTTTCACACTTTGACCAGCGTGAGGACTGTAGGGATGTAATCATAAAAAAACACTTTGCTTCATTTACTTTACACTCATTTACAAAGTAATAAAGCATCTCATAAGGGTATTGATTCAGGGAATTAATTTATGATTGACATACAAACATCACAAATAACCCATCAAAGATGATTTGCATTTGcagttaaaaatgaaacactAAATTCTTTAtggattcttttctttttggtcCTCTTATTTCCGTGAGGAATAAGACACACGCATGGCCAGAGTATTCTTAATGAACAAAACGACATGGCAGGGCAGCTGACCCGAATCCTGGCGGAGGAAATGTCAGATTCTGCCAAAGCAGCAGATGATAgtacacacataacacagatAAGCTGGTGTTCATCTGGATGGAGTTACAGAAGTAGTCACGTCAAAATCTGAGCGCAAGTGAAATCACCTTTTTCCTCTAAAAGGTACAACATCCAGCAGGACAGCTGCAAGTGGCATCTTCgacatttacaaataaaatctttaacTTTTGCAGTGAATGTTTTTGTGCATTAACAacatttcagcaaaatgaagaGCAAAGATTTGGTGCTTTGATTTCATATAGGAAGAAATCCTATGTTACTAATTCAGTAGAagtgtgtacatatacacatttaAGCTTTCACTTtccatagaaaataaaaataaaataggtaCCGGATTACTTGCAGTACAatattcaacttttttttttttttttgaattaaCAAAACGACACATTTTCaagtacattaaaaaataaaggttttgtTTCATTGTGACCCTCTTTTCCTTTATCATAGTCATATAGAAAGTGagatatatatactgtacataatatCCTATTTTACCACATAgacaaaatacacatacatatatatattatatatatatatgcatacagTTATGTATAAAAGTCAGAGTTAGAAATCTTATTTTTTCTTCCGATCCTGGGTGCACCGCGGACAAAACCTAGAAAATGAAAAGTATTCATTAAAAtaaggatttttaaatgtaaaagctGTTGTGTATTTAAATCTTACTGGCTTATTatcagatatttacataccatTTTCCTTTGGGCTTTGTTGTGAGATCCACACATGCGAAGTGAAACCATTCGATTGGACACTGTTAAAAAAGTTGAATAAATTGTTTTAGAGAAATAATTACTGATTATAGCCTACTACTAAGTAATTAAACTTAGGTTAGGAAAGTAATCAAGATGGGTTAGCTCACTTCCAAGTACAATTACAACCAAAAGttggttattttcctataaaaatATATcccaaaatattttatttctatcagaatcagaaaattAACATTGCAACATTTTTTGTTATCGaataacagcattttttttcctccaattGTTAAGCTTTAGATGAtgtacacagaccaggcataacattatgaccacttgcctaatattgtgttggtccccctttgctgtcaaaacagccctgaccgatcgaggcatggactccactttatccctgaaggtgtactgtggtatttggcaccaagatgttagcagcagatcttttaagtc from Hemibagrus wyckioides isolate EC202008001 linkage group LG10, SWU_Hwy_1.0, whole genome shotgun sequence carries:
- the cep19 gene encoding centrosomal protein of 19 kDa, yielding MPIIAKRCGIKFDPPSVILIYEDEHTNKLRKRVIPVRSFSQFSDCSRAAERLKHHSRHGHYLDSVSLEQLVRLHTVLRDHLRGLSVEESLREQRHSHTHDDDLNKLSDEELNRRKAEMDVLFELNRRHKDDPDFVYDLEVEFPENSVRETCSWDHSDEEF